One Candidatus Sulfurimonas baltica DNA segment encodes these proteins:
- the dnaA gene encoding chromosomal replication initiator protein DnaA, with amino-acid sequence MNVGQKILDLLKKEITEVEYNRYIKHLVYDTRKSSSDLAIFYVPNTLVLNWIKNKYTSKIEHLFEINNKTKVTVKITLKNFETKTTIKSESEKKPTQHSLLNPSHTFDNFMVGGSNQFAYAAVKSVSEKAGEVYNPLFIYGGVGLGKTHLMQAAGNVFQNQGKIVIYTTVEQFLNDFIRHLRNKSMQLFQEKYRKCDVLLIDDIQFLSNKDSIQEEFFHTFEALKGAGKQIILTADKHPKKIGGLEERLQSRFEWGLVADIQPPELETKIAIIKSKCEINKVVLTNDIINYIATVIESNVREIEGILSKLHAYSQLIHVDINLEFTKNVLKDQLQENLANLTLDTITKSVSKDLNIKPSEIRSKGRSKNLVYARRIAIYLCRELTQNTMPQLAKYFGMKDHTAISHTLKKINELLENDEDFKVKIEELTNKITSSS; translated from the coding sequence GTGAATGTAGGTCAAAAAATTTTAGATTTGTTGAAAAAAGAGATAACAGAAGTTGAATATAACAGATATATAAAACATTTAGTATATGATACAAGAAAATCTAGCAGTGATTTGGCTATATTTTATGTTCCTAATACTTTAGTTTTAAATTGGATAAAAAATAAATATACTTCTAAAATTGAACATCTGTTTGAAATAAATAATAAAACAAAAGTAACTGTAAAAATCACACTTAAAAACTTTGAAACTAAAACAACTATTAAAAGTGAAAGTGAAAAAAAACCAACTCAACACTCACTTTTAAACCCTTCTCACACATTTGACAATTTTATGGTTGGCGGTTCTAATCAATTTGCTTACGCTGCTGTTAAAAGTGTAAGCGAAAAAGCAGGTGAAGTTTATAATCCACTCTTTATATATGGTGGTGTTGGTCTAGGAAAAACTCACCTTATGCAAGCAGCTGGAAATGTTTTTCAAAATCAAGGTAAAATTGTTATATATACAACAGTTGAACAATTTTTAAACGATTTTATTAGGCATTTAAGAAATAAATCAATGCAGTTATTTCAGGAAAAATACCGTAAATGTGATGTACTACTTATTGATGATATTCAATTTTTAAGTAATAAAGACAGTATTCAAGAAGAATTTTTCCATACATTTGAAGCACTTAAAGGTGCCGGAAAACAAATAATTCTCACAGCTGATAAACATCCTAAAAAAATTGGCGGTTTAGAAGAGAGACTCCAGAGTAGATTTGAATGGGGCTTAGTTGCCGATATACAACCACCAGAATTAGAGACTAAAATAGCAATTATTAAAAGTAAATGTGAAATAAATAAAGTTGTACTTACTAATGATATTATTAATTATATTGCTACCGTAATAGAGAGTAATGTTCGTGAAATAGAGGGAATATTATCTAAACTACATGCTTATTCACAACTTATACATGTAGATATAAATTTAGAATTTACAAAAAATGTATTAAAAGATCAACTTCAAGAAAATCTTGCTAATTTAACATTAGATACTATTACAAAAAGTGTATCAAAAGATTTAAATATAAAACCAAGTGAAATTCGTTCAAAAGGTAGAAGTAAAAATCTTGTATATGCAAGAAGAATAGCAATATATCTTTGTCGTGAGCTAACACAAAATACTATGCCTCAACTAGCTAAGTATTTTGGTATGAAAGATCATACTGCTATTAGTCACACTCTTAAAAAAATAAATGAACTCCTTGAAAATGATGAAGATTTTAAAGTAAAAATAGAAGAATTAACAAATAAAATTACTTCATCTTCTTAA
- the dnaN gene encoding DNA polymerase III subunit beta has translation MKIIIQKSIIENILVHAQPFLEKKDTSQITSHIFMDVSNSNLTIKATDYEIGFLVYTDKINIISNGSVTANGKKFLDIVRILKDGEINLEVKNDMLYISQSHSNFKLPTFSYNEFPEFPNYDGKPRISIDSQTLIESLKKITPSIDTNNPKFELNGALIDIKQDSINFASTDTRRLAVVNVINNGAIELSIILPKKAIIEIQKLFFDNIEIYYDETNLIIHSDQYTFFTKLINGKFPEYSRIIPKEIANTIVLPKAIMIESIKQITTISSDVKITFLNNLITFESLSDDNIEAKTDIIFETSFTSPFTIAINSKYLLDFLNTINNSEFSIGLNEGNLPFVLSDGNFKTVVMPIVI, from the coding sequence ATGAAAATAATAATACAAAAATCTATAATAGAAAACATTTTGGTTCATGCTCAACCATTTCTAGAAAAAAAAGATACTTCTCAAATAACCTCACATATTTTTATGGATGTATCAAACTCAAATTTAACTATTAAAGCTACAGATTATGAAATTGGTTTTTTAGTATATACTGATAAAATTAATATTATTTCAAATGGTAGTGTTACAGCTAACGGTAAAAAATTTTTAGATATTGTTAGAATTTTAAAAGATGGTGAAATCAATTTAGAAGTTAAAAATGATATGTTATATATTTCTCAATCACATTCAAATTTTAAACTCCCTACATTTTCATATAATGAATTTCCAGAGTTTCCTAATTATGATGGAAAACCACGTATATCAATTGATTCACAAACATTAATTGAATCTCTTAAAAAAATTACACCTTCAATTGATACTAATAATCCTAAATTTGAATTAAACGGTGCTCTAATAGATATTAAACAAGATAGTATTAATTTTGCTTCTACTGATACAAGAAGATTAGCAGTTGTTAATGTAATAAATAATGGAGCCATCGAATTATCTATTATTCTTCCAAAAAAAGCAATTATTGAAATTCAAAAACTTTTCTTTGATAATATTGAAATTTATTATGATGAAACTAACCTAATAATTCATTCTGATCAATACACATTTTTTACAAAACTAATAAATGGTAAATTCCCAGAATATTCAAGAATTATTCCTAAAGAAATAGCAAATACCATAGTACTTCCTAAAGCTATAATGATAGAATCTATAAAACAAATTACTACAATTTCTTCAGATGTAAAAATAACTTTTTTAAATAATTTAATTACATTTGAATCACTTAGTGATGATAATATAGAAGCAAAAACTGATATAATTTTTGAAACAAGTTTTACATCCCCTTTCACTATTGCAATTAATAGTAAATATCTTTTAGATTTTTTAAATACAATTAATAATTCTGAATTTAGTATAGGATTAAATGAAGGTAATTTACCTTTTGTTTTAAGTGATGGCAACTTTAAAACAGTTGTTATGCCAATAGTAATATAA